A genome region from Geothermobacter hydrogeniphilus includes the following:
- a CDS encoding cytochrome c3 family protein yields MKKIPTTWLLFSALVILTVIWLLTPENALFKQASSWQQLTSPGELSAAHAWLEKDCSVCHSAFGGIRDADCIACHALDQRLLGWPENIFHADLGNCTGCHPEHLGRALPPTVMDHSRLALLILDRIKNTAPTSEDQDLLIGQISMWLQHQSSQQPSVQKAGVSAEERLLNCYACHAGSDIHSGLFGTDCVECHQTQAWTIPRYRHPLGRSTACMECHKAPKSHFRGHFKKMPGRVQDCYMCHQTPSWLDIGHPPWYRQWMKQLKKDKQDDLFDEAPETSPTQG; encoded by the coding sequence ATGAAAAAAATACCAACGACATGGCTCCTGTTCTCGGCCCTGGTGATACTGACAGTCATCTGGCTGCTGACTCCGGAAAATGCTCTGTTCAAACAGGCATCCAGCTGGCAACAGCTGACATCGCCTGGTGAACTCTCTGCTGCCCACGCCTGGCTGGAAAAGGATTGCAGCGTCTGTCATTCTGCCTTTGGGGGCATCCGCGACGCCGACTGCATTGCCTGTCACGCCCTTGATCAACGACTGCTCGGCTGGCCGGAAAATATTTTCCATGCCGACCTCGGCAATTGTACCGGGTGCCACCCGGAACATCTTGGCCGAGCTCTGCCGCCGACTGTCATGGACCACTCCCGTCTGGCATTGCTTATCCTTGATCGTATCAAAAACACCGCGCCGACAAGCGAAGACCAGGACCTGCTTATCGGGCAGATCTCCATGTGGCTGCAGCATCAGTCCTCGCAGCAACCCTCAGTTCAGAAGGCCGGGGTCAGCGCCGAAGAGAGGCTGTTGAACTGCTATGCCTGTCATGCCGGCAGTGATATCCACTCCGGTTTGTTCGGAACAGACTGCGTTGAGTGTCACCAGACCCAGGCCTGGACCATCCCGCGGTACCGGCATCCACTGGGACGTTCCACTGCCTGCATGGAATGCCATAAGGCCCCGAAAAGTCACTTCAGAGGGCACTTTAAAAAGATGCCGGGAAGGGTGCAGGACTGCTACATGTGTCACCAGACCCCTTCCTGGCTCGATATCGGTCATCCGCCCTGGTATCGACAATGGATGAAGCAACTCAAGAAAGATAAGCAGGACGATCTTTTCGATGAAGCGCCTGAAACCTCACCGACTCAGGGATAG
- a CDS encoding 2Fe-2S iron-sulfur cluster-binding protein, which translates to MSSPLSVPAPVMLISHLIRVLLPVLVMLLILSAPALAQTSAAEHRSHHPGAATPEAADAGMSMGMDGKGKKGGGMGGGMGGGGMKEMMKAMARPKSTELFPTLIRLPQLSTEQRATLLKRARQREAEGIAQLHKGVGAFTRAQGQDDQAAMLAEAEAIDEGLTRFRSGLAVRRALSEGTSPPRVALQWYKSQLNLLPPATMRPGFQLFGMPPFSLFICLFSLLVGATLVLIYLAKVRRTSELLARLTTEGAGPTAPAEPTRHTVTPVPESAENDSASAATVPLPEQGGMNLKKGKLCRLRVIRIYQETPEVKTFRMVACDGSAIPFSYQPGQFLTVTIPHGQTTIKRNYTISSSPTQGYYCEITVKREEQGIGSRYLHDVLKEGDTLEVQPPSGRFIFTGREAESIVLIGGGVGVTPMISVVRAMLDIGWGGELYFIYACRSPEEFIFADEMTLLKQRNPNLKSFIVVSEPGDAKGDFYPGMLNAERLAEWVPDISSKRIHLCGSPPMMAALKTMLADLGVPKEQVKFELFGPPSSGAGGQTGAVEDNPADPADAPILSFKSSGKSIRMQAGESVLEAAGRAGVEIDSSCLAGSCGMCAVKLLDGKVDMANDDGLHPDDKARGFILACQAKARTDLTIEA; encoded by the coding sequence ATGTCCAGTCCGCTGTCAGTCCCTGCTCCTGTCATGCTTATTTCGCACCTGATCCGGGTTCTGTTGCCGGTTCTGGTCATGCTGCTGATTCTGTCGGCCCCGGCCCTGGCGCAGACCAGTGCCGCCGAACACCGAAGTCATCATCCCGGTGCTGCCACTCCTGAGGCTGCCGATGCCGGTATGAGTATGGGTATGGACGGAAAGGGTAAAAAAGGCGGCGGTATGGGCGGCGGCATGGGCGGCGGTGGCATGAAAGAGATGATGAAGGCGATGGCGCGCCCGAAGTCCACCGAACTGTTTCCGACGTTGATAAGATTGCCGCAGCTCAGCACTGAGCAACGAGCCACCCTGCTCAAGCGGGCCCGTCAGAGGGAAGCTGAGGGGATTGCTCAATTGCACAAGGGGGTCGGCGCCTTCACCCGGGCTCAGGGACAGGATGATCAGGCTGCCATGCTGGCTGAGGCTGAGGCGATTGACGAAGGCCTGACCCGTTTCCGCAGTGGACTCGCAGTGCGACGGGCGTTGAGTGAGGGCACATCTCCACCACGAGTGGCTTTGCAGTGGTATAAATCCCAACTCAACCTGTTGCCGCCGGCAACCATGCGTCCCGGTTTTCAGCTCTTCGGGATGCCCCCCTTTTCCCTCTTTATCTGTCTTTTTTCACTCCTTGTCGGTGCAACACTGGTGTTGATCTACCTGGCCAAGGTTCGTCGTACCTCGGAGTTGCTGGCGCGGTTGACAACTGAGGGGGCAGGCCCAACTGCACCGGCCGAACCGACCCGCCACACGGTGACACCGGTACCGGAATCCGCTGAGAACGACAGTGCTTCTGCGGCAACCGTCCCGCTGCCGGAACAAGGGGGGATGAACCTGAAAAAGGGGAAGCTCTGTCGGCTGAGAGTGATTCGGATCTACCAGGAAACTCCTGAGGTTAAAACCTTCCGGATGGTTGCTTGCGACGGCAGTGCCATCCCTTTCAGTTACCAACCGGGCCAGTTCCTGACGGTCACCATCCCCCATGGACAGACAACAATTAAACGCAATTACACGATATCTTCATCTCCAACCCAGGGCTATTACTGTGAAATCACAGTCAAGCGTGAAGAACAGGGAATCGGTTCACGGTACCTGCATGATGTGCTGAAAGAGGGGGACACCCTTGAAGTACAGCCTCCGTCAGGTCGCTTTATTTTTACCGGCAGAGAGGCTGAAAGTATTGTTCTGATCGGGGGCGGAGTGGGAGTGACGCCGATGATCAGCGTGGTCAGGGCAATGCTCGACATCGGTTGGGGGGGAGAGCTTTATTTTATTTACGCCTGTCGCAGCCCGGAAGAATTTATTTTTGCCGATGAAATGACCCTTCTCAAGCAGCGCAATCCCAACCTGAAAAGTTTTATCGTTGTCAGTGAACCTGGTGACGCCAAAGGTGATTTCTACCCGGGAATGCTGAACGCAGAACGGCTGGCCGAATGGGTGCCGGACATTTCCTCAAAGAGGATACATCTCTGTGGTTCGCCACCGATGATGGCGGCGCTCAAAACAATGCTGGCTGACCTCGGGGTGCCGAAGGAGCAGGTTAAATTTGAGCTTTTCGGACCACCTTCGTCCGGCGCCGGCGGTCAGACCGGGGCGGTGGAGGACAACCCTGCCGACCCCGCCGATGCCCCGATCCTCAGTTTCAAAAGCTCCGGGAAATCGATTCGAATGCAGGCCGGTGAGAGCGTACTCGAAGCTGCGGGCAGAGCCGGCGTAGAGATAGATTCGTCCTGCCTGGCAGGCAGTTGCGGAATGTGCGCCGTCAAACTCCTCGACGGGAAGGTTGATATGGCCAATGACGATGGCCTGCACCCGGATGACAAGGCCCGGGGCTTCATTCTCGCCTGCCAGGCCAAAGCCCGTACTGACTTGACCATTGAGGCCTGA
- a CDS encoding cation diffusion facilitator family transporter has protein sequence MGDNHHHHDIDTMGDRRLGWAIAINMVLTLAQVIGGIVSGSLALIADALHNFSDAAALLIAWAARKISRKPPDYFRTFGYKRAEVIAALINLVTLVILGLYLIYEGLWRIYEPQAIEGWTVVIVAGIALVIDVATAILTYSMSKHSMNIRAAFLHNVSDVLASVGVIGAGSLILLYGWYWTDTALTLLIAGYVLYQAATMLPGTIHILMEGAPEDISIEEVIDAMARVEGVASVHHVHLWQLDEHKNALEAHVVIDDFGRSDIIKTALKTELAQRFSILHSTLEFEVDHCPESANS, from the coding sequence ATGGGAGACAATCACCACCATCACGACATTGACACCATGGGTGATCGCCGTCTTGGCTGGGCCATCGCCATCAACATGGTGTTGACGCTGGCGCAGGTGATCGGCGGCATCGTCTCCGGCAGTCTGGCGCTGATCGCCGATGCTCTGCATAACTTCAGTGATGCCGCGGCGCTGTTGATTGCCTGGGCGGCGCGCAAAATCAGCAGAAAGCCGCCTGACTATTTCAGGACATTCGGTTACAAGCGGGCCGAGGTCATCGCTGCGCTGATCAATCTCGTCACGCTGGTGATTCTGGGGCTCTACCTGATCTATGAGGGGCTGTGGCGTATTTATGAACCGCAGGCCATTGAAGGGTGGACGGTGGTTATTGTGGCCGGTATTGCCCTGGTGATCGATGTGGCCACGGCGATTCTGACTTACAGCATGTCGAAGCACAGCATGAACATCCGCGCCGCCTTCCTGCACAATGTTTCTGATGTGCTGGCCTCCGTCGGGGTGATTGGCGCCGGCAGCCTCATTTTGCTCTATGGCTGGTACTGGACGGATACCGCGCTGACCCTGCTTATCGCCGGTTATGTGCTTTATCAGGCCGCAACGATGTTGCCCGGGACCATCCATATCCTCATGGAGGGTGCGCCGGAGGATATTTCTATTGAAGAGGTGATCGATGCGATGGCGCGTGTCGAGGGGGTTGCAAGCGTCCACCATGTTCATCTCTGGCAGCTCGATGAACACAAAAATGCCCTGGAGGCTCATGTAGTCATTGATGATTTCGGCAGGTCGGACATCATAAAGACCGCCCTGAAGACTGAACTTGCGCAGAGATTTTCCATCCTTCATTCGACGCTTGAGTTTGAAGTTGATCATTGTCCGGAATCAGCGAATTCATGA
- a CDS encoding PaaI family thioesterase, giving the protein MTYKIKQTQNISRGCMVCGVENDFGLKTRFHVTEENEVIAVFTPRQVHQSYPQITHGGITAAILDETIGRAIMPLTDSLAFGVTIELNVKYKKPVPYDVELKAVGRITRNNGRIFEGTGELYLPDGTVAATAEGKFLKRPLEKFTSAEFIRNHWFTPDDVPEEISIQPEDDHES; this is encoded by the coding sequence ATGACGTATAAAATCAAGCAAACTCAGAATATTTCGCGCGGCTGCATGGTTTGCGGGGTAGAGAATGACTTCGGTCTTAAAACCCGTTTCCATGTGACGGAAGAGAACGAGGTTATTGCCGTTTTCACCCCGCGTCAGGTTCACCAGAGCTACCCGCAGATCACCCACGGCGGCATCACCGCGGCGATTCTGGACGAGACCATCGGTCGGGCGATCATGCCGCTTACCGACTCCCTGGCTTTCGGGGTCACCATCGAACTGAACGTGAAGTACAAGAAACCGGTTCCCTATGATGTCGAACTGAAAGCTGTTGGTCGCATCACCCGGAACAACGGTCGAATCTTCGAGGGGACCGGCGAGCTTTATCTGCCCGACGGCACCGTGGCCGCCACTGCGGAAGGAAAATTTCTCAAACGTCCACTGGAAAAATTTACCTCTGCCGAGTTTATCAGGAACCACTGGTTTACACCGGACGATGTCCCGGAGGAGATTTCGATTCAGCCGGAGGATGACCACGAATCCTGA
- a CDS encoding SLC13 family permease, whose amino-acid sequence MLIDFILKEWLLIVSGVGLILTSIYTGHVPVYSNQEFQVLFILFVLFVSVNGLQRSGFISRISRSIEKGEFIPLKLVLMTFFMSMLVTNDVALIAIVPLTLTINISRKDILVIFEVLAANAGSALTPIGNPQNLFIYLFYDIGPVTFSTTIAPFSFFFLVILSISACLINAEKKPQNSTDIKVDVKLSYIYIAFLFVVIAVVFRVIHPYFCAIIIAFVLLADRETFNIDYSLLFSFLFFFGLAENMKILIGREISHSGHIFLFSALASQVISNVPATLLFAKFTTNWKALLWGSNTGGFGSLFGSLANLIAYKIYVTHESTNNTALFTAKFLIIGYMAFFLSVVIYFMRPFV is encoded by the coding sequence ATGTTGATTGATTTCATTCTGAAAGAATGGTTGTTAATTGTTTCCGGCGTCGGGTTGATATTGACATCGATTTATACCGGACATGTTCCGGTGTATTCGAACCAGGAATTTCAGGTTCTGTTTATCTTGTTCGTGCTTTTTGTTTCCGTTAACGGACTTCAGCGGAGTGGTTTTATATCAAGAATATCAAGAAGTATAGAAAAGGGAGAATTCATTCCTCTAAAGCTTGTATTGATGACTTTTTTTATGTCAATGCTTGTTACGAACGATGTTGCTCTTATTGCGATTGTCCCTTTGACGTTAACAATTAATATTAGTCGTAAAGATATTCTTGTAATATTCGAAGTTCTGGCTGCAAACGCAGGGTCAGCTTTAACGCCAATTGGCAATCCGCAGAACCTTTTCATTTATTTGTTTTACGATATAGGTCCGGTAACATTTTCAACAACAATTGCCCCATTTTCATTCTTTTTCCTGGTAATATTGTCTATTTCTGCATGTCTTATAAATGCCGAAAAAAAACCACAAAATTCTACAGATATTAAGGTTGATGTAAAACTATCTTATATCTATATTGCGTTTCTTTTTGTCGTGATTGCTGTTGTCTTCCGTGTTATTCATCCTTATTTTTGTGCAATTATTATTGCTTTTGTCTTGTTGGCTGACAGGGAAACTTTCAATATAGATTATTCACTTTTATTCAGTTTCTTGTTCTTTTTCGGTTTGGCTGAAAATATGAAAATACTGATTGGCCGTGAGATTAGTCATTCCGGTCATATCTTTTTATTTTCTGCATTGGCCAGCCAGGTTATCAGTAATGTCCCGGCAACATTGCTTTTCGCAAAGTTCACAACAAACTGGAAGGCATTACTGTGGGGGAGCAATACCGGTGGTTTCGGTAGCCTGTTCGGGTCATTGGCCAATTTGATTGCATACAAAATTTACGTAACGCATGAAAGTACGAATAACACAGCACTATTTACGGCAAAATTTCTGATAATCGGGTATATGGCCTTTTTCCTGTCCGTCGTAATATATTTTATGCGGCCATTTGTTTAA
- a CDS encoding methyltransferase — protein sequence MDSFDWDPAELLNLSGGYWSTCALHAGVSLGLFPALAAQPRTVAELAEEKGIPERGLVMLLDALTAMQLLEKNVERYAMTTSATRYLDPASPEYLGHIIAHHHHLMSGWARLDEAVRSGGPIRDRVSHDADEEQRENFLLGMFDLGMLLAPRVAAAIDLSGRQQLLDLGGGPGTYAIHFCRRNPQLRATIFDLPTTRPFAEQTLTRFDMGSRIDFVPGDFTVDPIPAGCDVAWLSHILHGEGRRGCVRLLQKTAAALEPGGLLLVQEFILQADRTGPLFPALFSLNMLLGTPEGQSYSEPELTELLNEAGFRQIERRPLELPNGVGILSAVKS from the coding sequence ATGGATAGTTTTGACTGGGACCCGGCGGAACTGCTGAACCTCTCCGGCGGCTACTGGAGCACCTGCGCCCTGCACGCGGGAGTCAGCCTCGGGCTGTTCCCGGCCCTGGCGGCGCAGCCGCGAACCGTCGCCGAACTGGCGGAAGAGAAGGGGATTCCGGAGCGCGGCCTGGTCATGCTGCTGGATGCCCTGACGGCCATGCAACTGCTGGAGAAAAATGTTGAACGCTACGCGATGACTACCTCCGCCACCCGTTACCTGGACCCGGCGTCCCCGGAATACCTGGGGCACATCATCGCCCATCACCACCACCTCATGTCCGGCTGGGCCCGTCTCGACGAGGCCGTCAGGTCCGGCGGTCCGATTCGCGACCGGGTGTCCCACGACGCCGATGAGGAGCAGCGGGAGAATTTTCTGCTCGGCATGTTCGACCTGGGGATGCTGCTCGCTCCCCGCGTCGCCGCCGCCATCGACCTCTCAGGCCGGCAGCAGCTGCTCGATCTCGGCGGCGGTCCCGGAACCTACGCCATTCATTTCTGCCGGCGGAATCCGCAGTTGCGCGCCACGATTTTTGACCTGCCGACCACCCGGCCGTTTGCCGAACAGACCCTGACCCGGTTTGACATGGGGTCGCGTATCGACTTCGTGCCGGGGGATTTTACCGTCGATCCGATTCCGGCGGGCTGTGATGTCGCCTGGTTGTCGCACATTCTGCACGGGGAGGGGAGGCGGGGCTGTGTTCGCCTGCTGCAGAAGACCGCCGCCGCCCTGGAACCGGGAGGCTTGCTGCTGGTGCAGGAGTTTATCCTCCAGGCAGACCGGACGGGGCCGCTCTTTCCGGCCCTGTTTTCCCTTAACATGCTGCTGGGCACCCCGGAAGGGCAGTCCTACAGCGAACCGGAACTGACGGAACTGCTGAACGAGGCCGGGTTCAGGCAGATTGAACGGCGGCCGCTGGAGCTGCCGAACGGTGTTGGTATTCTTTCGGCCGTTAAATCGTAG
- the queA gene encoding tRNA preQ1(34) S-adenosylmethionine ribosyltransferase-isomerase QueA, with protein sequence MRLEDFDFQLPEEQIAQHPVARRDGSRLLVMSRNATAIRHQQFPDIVDYFRPGDCLVLNDTRVIPARLQGNKQSGGRIEVFLVRQLSTEPPEWLCLTRCSRTPRPGVCLDLGEGLRAEILDGGDAPLQRLRFDCDGSFSDALQRLGKIPLPPYIRREALPADAERYQTVFARTEGAVAAPTAGLHFTPEILDQLKGRGVEVCSLTLHVGLGTFFPVRCENIAEHRMHSEAYSIPRQTADAIARTRAAGGRVIALGTTTTRALEHAVTADGTVAAGDGMSDLFIYPGFRFRVIDGLVTNFHLPKSTLLMLVSAFAGRNFVLAAYRQAVQHGYRFFSYGDCMLIL encoded by the coding sequence ATGCGCCTGGAAGATTTCGATTTTCAACTCCCCGAAGAGCAGATCGCCCAACATCCCGTCGCGCGACGGGACGGGTCGCGGCTGCTGGTTATGAGCCGGAATGCCACCGCCATCCGCCACCAGCAATTCCCCGATATCGTTGATTATTTCCGTCCAGGTGACTGCCTGGTCCTCAATGACACCCGGGTCATCCCGGCCCGCCTGCAGGGGAACAAACAGAGCGGCGGCCGCATCGAGGTGTTCCTGGTTCGGCAGCTGTCGACAGAACCGCCCGAATGGCTCTGTCTGACCAGGTGCTCGCGAACCCCGCGGCCGGGAGTTTGCCTGGACCTCGGCGAGGGGCTCAGGGCCGAAATTCTCGATGGCGGAGATGCCCCGCTGCAGCGGCTGCGTTTTGACTGCGACGGATCCTTCTCCGATGCTCTGCAACGGCTGGGGAAGATCCCGCTGCCGCCCTATATCCGCCGCGAGGCGCTTCCCGCTGACGCGGAACGTTACCAGACAGTCTTCGCCCGGACCGAAGGGGCGGTCGCCGCGCCGACCGCCGGACTGCATTTCACTCCCGAGATCCTGGACCAGTTGAAGGGCCGGGGGGTCGAGGTCTGCAGCCTGACCCTGCACGTCGGTCTCGGTACCTTTTTCCCGGTGCGGTGTGAAAATATTGCCGAACATCGGATGCACAGTGAAGCTTATTCCATCCCGCGACAGACCGCCGATGCCATCGCCCGCACCCGCGCCGCGGGGGGGCGGGTCATCGCGCTGGGGACCACCACCACCCGGGCGCTGGAGCACGCGGTTACCGCAGACGGTACGGTGGCCGCTGGTGACGGGATGAGCGACCTGTTCATCTACCCCGGTTTTCGTTTTCGGGTCATCGACGGCCTGGTCACCAATTTTCATCTGCCGAAATCGACGTTGCTGATGCTGGTGTCGGCCTTTGCCGGCCGCAATTTCGTTCTCGCCGCCTATCGCCAGGCGGTGCAGCACGGTTACCGGTTCTTCAGTTACGGCGATTGCATGTTGATTCTTTAG
- the tgt gene encoding tRNA guanosine(34) transglycosylase Tgt — protein MKPFSFELLAGDPGCGARRGRMITRRGVIETPVFMPVGTQATVKGMLPEALDEIGAQIILGNTYHLYLRPGHELIARLGGLHDFMNWSGPILTDSGGFQVFSLGELRKISEEGVAFQSHLDGSRHLLTPESSIAIQEALGADIIMAFDECIPHPAEREYVVDSTARSGRWARRCRQARRPDDGAALFGIVQGGMYRDLRRQSAEELREIGFEGYALGGLSVGESTELMYEVMDYSLPLLPEDAPRYVMGVGTPENLVEGIARGVDMFDCVMPTRNARNGVLFTSSGKLSIKQARYREDESPIDPRCDCYVCRHYSRAYLRHLFRANEILSSVLNTHHNLHYYLNLMAAARVAIEQGSFTVFRRDFYAQREQTVPA, from the coding sequence TTGAAGCCATTCTCTTTTGAACTTCTCGCCGGCGATCCCGGCTGCGGAGCGCGCCGTGGACGTATGATCACCCGCCGCGGCGTGATCGAAACCCCGGTTTTCATGCCGGTCGGCACCCAGGCGACGGTCAAGGGGATGCTGCCCGAGGCCCTCGACGAGATCGGGGCGCAGATTATCCTCGGCAACACCTATCACCTCTACCTGCGCCCCGGGCACGAGCTGATCGCGCGGCTCGGGGGACTGCATGATTTCATGAACTGGTCGGGGCCGATTCTGACCGACAGCGGTGGTTTCCAGGTTTTCAGCCTCGGCGAGCTGCGCAAGATCAGTGAAGAAGGGGTCGCTTTCCAGTCACATCTCGACGGCAGCCGACACCTGCTGACCCCGGAGAGTTCGATCGCCATCCAGGAGGCGCTCGGTGCTGATATCATCATGGCTTTCGACGAGTGTATTCCGCACCCCGCCGAGCGCGAATATGTGGTAGACTCCACAGCTCGTTCCGGACGCTGGGCCAGGCGCTGCCGGCAGGCGCGTCGCCCTGATGACGGCGCGGCGCTGTTCGGTATCGTCCAGGGCGGCATGTACCGGGATCTTCGCCGGCAGAGCGCCGAAGAGCTGCGGGAGATCGGTTTCGAGGGTTATGCACTCGGCGGCCTGTCGGTGGGGGAGTCGACCGAACTGATGTACGAGGTGATGGATTACAGCCTGCCGCTGCTGCCCGAAGATGCCCCGCGCTACGTCATGGGGGTCGGCACCCCGGAGAACCTGGTGGAAGGGATCGCCCGCGGTGTTGACATGTTTGACTGCGTGATGCCGACCCGCAACGCGCGCAACGGGGTCCTCTTTACCTCTAGCGGAAAACTGAGTATCAAGCAGGCCCGTTACCGGGAGGACGAGAGTCCGATTGATCCCCGCTGTGACTGCTATGTGTGCCGCCATTACAGCCGCGCATATCTGCGTCATCTGTTTCGGGCGAACGAAATTCTGTCATCGGTATTGAATACTCACCACAACCTGCACTATTATCTCAATTTAATGGCTGCGGCGAGAGTCGCGATCGAACAGGGGAGCTTCACGGTTTTTCGCCGCGACTTCTACGCGCAAAGGGAACAAACGGTACCCGCCTGA
- the yajC gene encoding preprotein translocase subunit YajC: protein MFASTAYAMATNGGGAAGQQNPYSGIIMLVIMFAIFYFLLIRPQQKRAKQHKQLVESLKVGDQVTTAGGMHGRIAGLQDDIVTVEIATGVKVKFNRSSIVAAPGQNPGN, encoded by the coding sequence ATGTTTGCATCAACCGCATACGCCATGGCCACCAACGGTGGAGGAGCCGCAGGTCAGCAGAACCCCTACAGCGGGATCATCATGCTGGTCATCATGTTCGCCATCTTCTATTTCCTGCTCATCCGTCCGCAGCAGAAAAGGGCCAAACAGCACAAGCAGCTGGTTGAAAGCCTCAAGGTTGGCGACCAGGTGACCACCGCCGGCGGCATGCATGGTCGTATTGCCGGCCTGCAGGACGATATCGTCACGGTGGAGATCGCCACCGGTGTCAAGGTCAAGTTCAACCGCAGCTCCATTGTCGCCGCTCCCGGACAGAATCCCGGCAACTAG